DNA from Cynocephalus volans isolate mCynVol1 chromosome 2, mCynVol1.pri, whole genome shotgun sequence:
GAGCTTGTGTCTATTGAAtgaattttctcttcattatgggtcacatttttctgatttttttttttgtgtataATAATTTTGATTGGATGCTAGGCATTGTGAATGATACATTGGTGCctgtctaaattttaaaaaaaattcttgagaaAATGATGGGTTTTGTTTAGCAGGCAGTTAATTTGCTTGTTCATCAGCTTTATTCTCCTACGGCTTGTTTTTAAGCATTATTAGAATGAGTCTAGAGTTAGGCTAGTCTACTTCATCCTGTTTCTCGGGTGTGGCCTTTCTGGGGTCTTTCTTGATTACTCTGTGTCTTAAGCAAGGTCTTTTCATTGAGTTGGTTGAAACTCAAACTTTTCCCCGTCCTGTGCAAgttcttctgtttgttcattttttagaaaattgtggtaaaatacacataaaatttactatcttaatcATAATAGTACAGTTtggtagtgttaagtatattcacactgttctGCAGCAAATctacagaactttttcatcttgcaaatctgaaactccATACctattaaacaactccccatgtccccctgcccccagctcctggcaaccaccatacttgtttctgtgaatttgactactctagatatatcatataagtggaatcatatagtatttgtctttgtttttttggcagctggcaagtacggggatctgaacccttgaccttagtgctataacactgtgctttaaccaaccgagctaaccggccagctcaatatttgtctttttgcatttttttttttttttttttttgctcactagtatttttattttcctagtgaCTCTTCTTTGCCTGGCTTTATGGAGTTTTATCCTACACAATCGCAGTATTCAAAGTCATAAGGGGTCCCTTAGGCAGATTTCTGGAGCTCTTTCTCTGCCTAGCTCCCTCCTCTCAGGGATTCTGTCCCACAAGTTTCAGGTACTTCATCTTCTCATGCTCTGAGCTCTTTTTCTCTAGCTCAGGGTGACCTCTGTACTTGGCTTgggaccccccaccccaccctcatgcTGGGGTCTTGCCAGAGGACTCACcttgatgtttttctcctttctagGATCACAGCCCTGTACTGAGTGATATTCAatgtctgaaaatatatttttgtccaGGATTCTAGTTGTTTCCGGTAGGTACAGTTCAGTATCAGTACCTCTCTTGTGGCCAAAAGCAAAGTCCTTATGCCATAATTcttatatgcttatttttttaaaaaagctttttcttttatcttcttgaGAACAGAAATGTTCCTCTTCTGCTCCTTGTCTGCTTCTCCTCCAGCTCTATCTTCTTCATCATTATCTTTATAGTTACCACTGATGGAGCTCTTTCTGCAAGCTGGTTAGTGTTCTATGCactgtttcatttaattctcttaatTCTACAAGAGGAGTACTACTTTACAGATAAGAGACCCGGGGCTCAAATATGTTAAATAGATTGCTCAGGTCTCATTGCAATATGCAGCAGAGATGAAATGCAAACTTAAGATTTTTTGATTCCAAAGCATTAACAGTTAACACTAGTAGCTCTCATTCAGTGACCACAGGATATTACATATAGCAGGATATATTCATAAGcgttctttaaaaagtaattaattaatcaatttttcaaatttacaaataaaaattgtatacgtttatggtgtacaacatgatgttttaatatatattcacTGTGGAATGACTAAGTCAAGCTAATCAACATATGTATTACTTCACAcactttttttgtgtggtgagaacacttaaaatctactctcgggccggccccgtggctcactcaggagaatgcggcactgggagtgccgaggccaaggccgcgggttcagatcctatatagggatggccagtgtgctcactggctgagtgtggtgcggaccacaccgtgcggagagttgcgatccccttaccggtcagggaaaaaaaaaaaaaaaaaaaactactctcataacacttttcttttttttctttcttttcttcaaatttattttttctgctttcttttaacCAGTAGCCAAACGTAAgtgattttcaagtatacaatatgttgttattgactatagtcaccatgatgcACTATCAGGGTTCTTGATTGCAGACGATGAAAGCCAGCTAGATTGGGGGTATGGCTTGTTCCCAGAATTGACAAGAGCCAGGAGAACCAAGCTTGAAAGATGGGGGAAACCCAGGGGAGCTGGGTGACAGGAATGACAGCCAGGGCCCTTCTCCAGGAGCATTTGGTCAGGGTGCTGTTGATGCTGCCATTGCATGGTTGGCGCAGACCTTTGCACACTGGATGCCACAGCTGTCACTGCTAGAGTAGACTCTGAACTGCCCTGCTTCTTTGCAATTCTTGGTGTAGAGTGAAGACCCCAGTTGGCCCAACTTGGGTTTTCTGCTATGGCCCAGATGCCAGGTACCATAGGGAACAAGTACCTGGCCTTTGTGGCTTCTGTGGAGGGAGGCGGGGCCCTGCCTTCCACCAAGACTTCTGCCATGGCACGTTTCCCAAGCACAGGAAGGGGACTTAAATGCTGGATAGCCAAAAAGACAATAAAGGGTCACTCCGAGGACcacataaatatttgtagaatgactGGTCAGTTTGAGGCTAGATTGTCTTCTACACTCAcagtgaaaagaaatatttttttttctaggtcgactttctttttttctgatagaGCCAGCCCAGCACTTACATCACCTTTCcccttttacatttaaaaaatcttttaaaattaattaatttattttttattcaaaatgtgtTTATTGGGATGATTTCCACTCATCTTGATTCAGGGTGTTTTCGTGCTGCTTCCTCCTGAAGGAACACTCTTCTACAGGCCTTGCTTTTCCTGCTGTAGGCTGGCAGGGGACAGTGGAGCAGCTAACACACAGAACTACCGTGTGTGCGTGGCTAAGGACCGTGGTGATTTTATAGCTTTCCTGGCATTTCACATCCATGAAGTAAGAACTGGGGCTCAGCACCAGGCACGTCTTcctgtgtttccttttctcttctggaCAGGGCTGGAGGAGATCCTTAACGGGAGCATGTCCTCACGGGGAGGTCTTCACTACCAGAaaggctgtttttttaaaaaaagtgcctCTCATGTTGCAAAATTGTAAGAAAGCACTCCCATAAGCCCAAAGTCCTCATTCTTTTAGACACTCTGTCCCTCATGCTACAACAGGTAGGTCTGGGCTGCCTTAATCTCAGAAATAGTAGCTGCCGTTTTCATGGCACAAGTTAGACACTTTACACACATGACCTCATTTAGTATTTGCAATAGCCCTAGGAGGTGCAGCTATTAATATTCTCAGTATCTCTCTTTTTATAGATTGGGAccctgagactcagagaggacCAGCAGCTTACACGGGATCGTAGCTAGTAAACAGTGCAGTTGGAATTTgtggcatttttttccttttgtttttttgcttcttttttaaattttgagaaatcctaaaaattcagaaaaatcaaaGTATAATAGACTGAGcaattatattcttttaaaaaaattatttatttttattgaatcaaaattattatgcatatttttggggttcaacattgagatatgttgatcaaatcaatattataagcatatatattgttacaaatcataattattctttatgccccttgtccaatctccccctctccccccctccccctccccccaattaccctagatttcttctctcctttttcttttttttttcaatgaaataagtacgatttatttatttatttatttatttatttatttattttaatgctgaatttcttttggtattttttttttttaaatttttattttgtcgatatacattgtggctgattattgctccccatcaccaaaacctccctccctcctcccaccccctctcccccccaacgtcttttctgtttgcttgttgtatcagcttcaagtaattgtggttgttatatcttcttcccccccccaggtttttcttttgtgtgcgtgtgtgtgtgtgaatttctatattaatttttagctcccaccaataagtgagaacatgtggtatttctctttctgtgcctgacttgtttcacttaatacaattctctcaaggtccatccatgttgttgcaaatggcagtatttcattcgtttttatagctgagtagtattccattgtgtagatgtaccacattttccgtatccactcatctgatgatggacatttgggctggttccaactcttggctattgtaaagagtgctgcgatgaacattggggaacaggtataccttcgacttgatgatttccattcctctgggtatattcccaacagtgggatagctgggtcatatggtagatctatcagcaattgtttgaggaacctccataccattttccatagaggctgcaccattctgcagtcccaccaacaatgtatgagagttcctttttctctgcaacctcgccagcatttatcgttcagggtcttttggattttagccatcctaactggggttagatggtatctcagtgtggttttgatttgcatttcccggatgctgagtgatgttgagcattttttcatatgtctgttggccatttgtatatcttccttagagaaatgcctacttagctcttttgcccattttttaattgggttgcttgtttttttcttgtaaagttgtttgagttccttatatattctggatattaatcctttgtcagatgtatattttgcaaatattttctcccactctgttggttgtcttttaactctgttaattgtttcttttgctctgttaatcatttcttttgctgtgcagaagctttttagtttgatagaatcccatttgtttatttttcctttggttgcccgtgcttttggggtcgtattcatgaagtctgtgtccagtcctatttcctgaagtgtttctcctatgttttctttaagaagttttattgtttcagggtgtatatttaaatccttaatccattttgcgttgattttagtatatggtgagaggtatggatctagtttcattctcctgcatgtggatatccagttatcccagcaccatttgctgaagaggcagtcccttccccagtgaataggcttggtgcctttgtcaaagatcagatggcagtaagtgtgtgggttgatttctggattctctattctattccattggtcagtgtgtctgtttttatgccagtaccatattgttttggttattatcgctttgtagtatagcttaaagtcaggtagtgttatgcctccagctttattttttttgctcagcattgctttggctatgcgtggtcttttattgttccttataaatgactggatagttttttccatttctgagaaaaatgtctttggaattttgatggggattgcattgaatttgtatatcactttgggtagtatggacattttcactatgttgattcttccaatccaagagcatgggatatctttccatcttcttgtatctctctaatttctctcagcagtggtttgtagttctcattatagagatttttcacctccttggttaactcaattcctaagtattttatttttttggtggctattgtaaatgggcaggctttcttgatttctcgttctgcatgttcactattggagaaaagaaatgctactgatttttgcgtgttgattttgtatcctgctactgtgctgaagtcatttatcaattaattccaagagtttttttgtagaggttttaggctgttcgatatataggatcttgtcatctgcaaacagggacagtttgacttcttcttttccaatctggatgccctttatttccttctcttctctgattgctctggctagtacttccaacactatgttgaataggagtggtgagagtgggcatccttgtctagtgcctgttcttaaaggaaaagctttcagcttttgcccattcaggatgatattggcagtgggtttgtcatatatggctttaattatgttgagatactttccctctatacctaacttatagagggtttttgtcatgaatgagtgctgaactttatcaaatgctttttcagcatctatagagatgatcatatggtccttgtgtttgagtttattgatatggtgtatcacatttattgatttgcgtatgttgaaccaaccttgcatctctgggatgaatcccacttgatcgtggtgaataattttacgtatgtgttgctgtattctgtttgctagtattttagtgaggatttttgcatctatattcatcaaggatatcggcctgtagtctctccttctgaaagaataatggttactctgttgatttgttgcctaggtgatctgtccaatgctgagaggcatggtcaggtcccccaatattatcatagagcagctgctgcttctgtcactctgaaatgggctttgtggagaaagatatcctcttcttttctttatctctgctggtgactctccttgtgtcaatgcactccagtggttggtggaccatctgtgtggtggttgtggcatctagctgctttcacagctgccatggttattgtggtggctgtagtgggccatccacatggaggtgatgttttggtatgctccttggcactggcagtgtgcctggttgtgtggtgtgtctggtccctggctccatgcctcgggtccccaggtgggccctgaggcactggcacagtgtgtctggttgtgggaggggggattCAGTCTCCTTTTCCATGCCTTTGGTctgtgggcaggccccaaggtgctggcatggtgtgtctggttgtgggcagggggtccagtccccggctctgTGATTTGAGTCcctaggtgggccctgaggtgctggcatggtgtgcctggttgtgagagggggatccggtccctttctccatgcctcgggtccctgggcaggcccgaggcactggtgcagtgtgcctggatgtgggagttgGGTCTGGTGTCTGGCTCTaagcctccggttcccaggcaggccctgaggcactggtggtgtgcctgggctggaactaattttttgtcctttgcttacttctaaaacaggggaacttcctgtgggaaccagtacttgagctctgtggttgagctaaattgctgctttgttgctgttaccctagggaaggctttttgggcagctcagggtttaatggttgaccttataggtacttctggctctccagatatctggtgcacctgggttgtgtagaaactctgatctgggcctgagttttttcatcaaactgcaccccctgcaattctgcatttctgacaagtctcctgagtggtcctgtgctgactggggttGGAtgggctgtccttgctgtgccccagtgttctcccagtgggcctgtctccgaacacttcccatgggatgggccctgcgccgtcccttgtgatgactcactggcctctgaatggctcctttttttcagccgTTCTGGCGCCTCACTCCTGcttgggtccatgggaaccctattagtggtcttgctgtcctgggggccaccaagaccctcttctcccctgccccctccaagAAACGCCATCCAAAgcgcacagctgcagcttctcaAGCAATTATATTTCTATCAACAATAATGAACTATTTTggaaatttatatttgttttctagctTTTCTTTTCAAAGAGATAAAACACTGGAGAGACAGTAAATTCCTTTAaccttcttccttcccccttttccccaATAATCACTCTCAGGAATTAGATATAGTTTCTTCCAGTccacttaaaaatacatttacataatATACTTATGTATTAGTAGTCAATACATGGTATTATTATAATATACATGCACTTTTAAAGTTTCTATAAATGATGTCTTACATAAAATTCTGCATCCTGCTTTTTTTCCACTcacattttattttgacatttatccATGTTGATTCATATAGAGAAACAGACAGCAAGGTGGTTACGATTACAGGATCTGAAGCCAGATTGCCCGGGTTGAATTCCAGCCCTACCAttactagttgtgtgatcttCGGCAAATTTCCTGtcttctctgagccttaatttctttatctatGAGATGTAGATTCTAATAGTGTCTATTTTAttgggttgttgggaggattaattaagttaaaatgtaacgcatttagaacagtgcctggcacaggaaaTACTCAATAACTGGTAtttgtcattgttgttattaAAGATGCCCCTGGCTGTCCAACTCTAGGACAGATGTTGAattatttatatctatctatTGGTAACGTAGATTTCCACTGAATCCCTCTTGTGTTCTTAAGCAAGCATGAACAACATTGCTGTATGGGGGTGGACTTGAAATCATCACCTATAGAACAGAAATTTGTCAGTTATTCCATtgtaagcacttgataaatgtgAGCTATTGTCATTACCTAGGTCActtcttttaacttttgtataatattccattgtatcaaTACATTTCCTTAGGGACGAACATTTAGGTTTgcttcctgtgtttctctattaaaAGCAATGCTGCAGTTTTCATTCATGTACGTGCCTCTTTACATACATGTGGGAatgtagaattgctgggttagaTTGAACGCAAGCCTGTTTAATGCTAAAGCACTATGTTATGCTTCTCCCTCTTACAGGTCTTATGTAGAGACAAACTTAACAAATTTTGAGGTGGTGATGATCCAGATTCCTCGGAGATGCATATTGTCCCTGAGAGATAACAGTCATTCAGAGGGGCCTTTGACAGGAGAGACATTAACAGTCTCCCCACCCCATAAATGAATTCATATCGAGCATTTGGCTGAACGTGTTACATGGGAAGACGAAAAATAGATATACAAGGATGTCATCAACATAAACAGTTTTTATTGCTCCAAGAATTAgggattattaaaaaaattttttaaaaattttatttattcaatggaCATTTAATCATAGACATTTGTTGCAGACTTGAAAGAGTGGTGATTTGTAGGGGCAGGAAGTGTTgaaacagtatttctttttcagtcttaACATTGAGCCAAGAACTATTTAATTTATATCAAAGAGCTCAAGGAATTATTGGATGGTGTGACTAGGTTTTAGACAAGTGGTAGAGTATTTAAAAATGCCAAGTGAAGAATtgtagagaaggagaaagaaagatgacagacagacaggagaaaagagaagaggactTCACTGGGGTTAGGGGTGGGACACTAGTAGAAGGTCCTGGCTTGATGGAAGCAAGTTCAACACCAGGAGGGAGGACCATCTGTTCTTTCTTAGAAAGTCCATCTCCAGGGATGGACTCTACCATCTCCTGCAAGCTGACTTTTCTCAGCTCTCAGCAgcctaaaaaaagaaatttggaaattcAAGTTTGGTCCCCTTTCTTCTTCAAGTCTCTGAGGACCCAGATGGCAGCCCTGAAGGCAGGTCCGAAGCTTATATTTCATTtcctgaggcccagagggtgCAGGTACAGACTGTGAGCCTATTCCTTGGGCCCTCATCCCCTGCTCtaggctttgtttttcttcccaaGTCCCTGGTCTTCCTACTCTCCATTATTATACCCACCCCAAGACACCTGTAGTGGTGCTGGGGTGCCCTTGGTAGTGGGGACTGGAGCCAGCTTGCCTGGTTTTGTAGTCCCAGCCTGAGCTACCTTTTCCTCATCTGGGAAAGGGTGCAAATACTAGCACTCATTCCACTTGGTTGTGTGTAATGCCAGTAAAGGCTCAGCAGTGTCTGGCAAATGCGATGTTGTTATGGTTCCCTGGGAAGCAGGAAGAACAGTTTAATATGATTgcggggggagaggggaggtagCTTCAGCCTATGAAGATTTGGGGCATTGCTTTGACTTgtccctatccctaaccctatcCTTAACCCTAATCTCTGAAGTAGTTTGAGAGAGAGACACAGGCCTTCTCTACAAGTGGGTCCCTTAGTTCCATCAATTGGTTGGGGGCTGGGCAGCCAGATCCCCCACTCCAGGCACATCACTTCTGGTTAGGAGCAGCCTAAGTCTTTAACCTTACAGCCATTATTCTTTTCTGTGTGTGCCATGACATTTGGGAAGTTATCTTGAATGACCTCAGGATTAGCCAGCCAGTTGAAGCAAAGGGGAGGGTATAGAAACTTGCCTCAAAGGTGTGGTTAAAGGCAAGGAGAAGCAAACTGTGCTTTTTAATAAAGCATCTAAAGGAAGGAACACAGCATGTAGGCATTGTGTTCTGTCTGTGTGACCCAGTTACAAAGAGGTCTaactatttccttcctccttcccctttctctcttgcttgttCTGTAGATGATGTCTTATCCAGAATTATCCTGTCGGTCACCAATGCGATAGGGATCATGACTCCTATGACTAACattagacaaaaaaataataaaatatgtttccTGTAAACTCCTTGGTTTCTGTTGCTACatatttcagtttaaaataaCCCACTTAGaaaaaaggaagacaggaagaaTTAGTCtataataaactaaaaagaaatactgcaaaaTAAGAATTCCAAGTTTATAGCAAACTTCACAGAATTTCAAACTAGAAGCAATCAATGAAATAGCTAATCCTTTTGATAATAACCAATATGATTTATGAAAGACCCTGGGGATACAAAATTCATGGAGAATAGAAAATTAATAGGTCAAAGAATAGCAGATAAATTATACTTTGTGAGAGTTAGGTCTGTTTATCCCCTCTTGATAATTACCTTTTAACATAAATTCAAGATTTTCTATGAAAACACAATT
Protein-coding regions in this window:
- the LOC134370509 gene encoding small ribosomal subunit protein eS27-like, translated to MAFAQRPAAGAEMDRNCSFAHSSRHAPVKDLLQPCPEEKRKHRKTCLVLSPSSYFMDVKCQESYKITTVLSHAHTVVLCVSCSTVPCQPTAGKARPVEECSFRRKQHENTLNQDEWKSSQ